In one window of Gemmatimonadetes bacterium SCN 70-22 DNA:
- a CDS encoding threonylcarbamoyl-AMP synthase, which yields MEASLGTTIDHLRNRGVLAYPTETVYGFGTAVDHDAVETLVRLKQRPPAKPFLLLIAGSDMLTRLDLALTSDAARLAARHWPGPLTLVLTGGDRRVPARLRGPEGGVAVRWTSHEGLQRLLRAYGDPITSTSANRPRQPPAMSAGEIVQQWQSEITRGIIRVLDGGRLVASPPSTVVDCTGRRPRVIRPGAIPSAVLRESVPHLMGEF from the coding sequence GTGGAGGCATCGCTCGGGACCACGATCGACCACCTGCGGAATCGCGGCGTCCTCGCTTATCCCACCGAGACCGTCTACGGCTTCGGGACGGCGGTGGACCACGATGCGGTGGAGACGCTGGTGCGCCTGAAGCAGCGCCCGCCGGCCAAGCCGTTCCTCCTCCTCATCGCCGGGAGCGACATGCTCACCCGCCTCGATCTCGCGCTGACGAGTGACGCCGCGCGCCTGGCGGCACGCCATTGGCCCGGACCACTCACCCTCGTGCTCACCGGTGGCGACCGGCGCGTCCCCGCGCGGCTGCGCGGACCAGAGGGTGGCGTCGCGGTACGCTGGACCTCGCACGAGGGGCTGCAGCGACTCCTGCGCGCCTACGGCGACCCCATCACCTCGACGAGCGCCAATCGCCCCCGGCAGCCACCAGCCATGTCGGCCGGGGAGATCGTGCAGCAGTGGCAATCCGAGATCACCCGCGGCATCATCCGGGTCCTCGACGGCGGGAGGCTCGTCGCGTCGCCCCCCTCCACCGTCGTCGACTGCACCGGACGGCGCCCCCGTGTCATTCGCCCGGGCGCCATCCCCTCCGCGGTCCTGCGGGAGAGCGTCCCTCACTTGATGGGGGAGTTCTAG
- a CDS encoding DNA repair protein RadA: MRNRTVYRCTECGAEHPKWAGRCDACGEWNTLAEEVAARPPKAASRSRAAPGAASGAGPSPLVRLRDVRSARTARLSSGISELDFVLGGGIVPGSMVLVGGEPGIGKSTLLLQVAASLTAGGTEVLYVSGEESPLQVKLRAERLGHADAVQLLCETSLEAILETATAASPAVVVIDSIQTMATEELEGAPGNVGQVRECAARLMRFAKSSGATVLVVGHVTKGGGIAGPKTLEHIVDTVLYFEGEGTGDHRILRATKNRFGSVDEIGVFRMTEDGLLGVGNPSALFLGDREGRASGSAITALLEGTRPVLVEVQALAAKAGFGTPQRVATGFDGRRLALLLAVLDKRAGLSFAPLDVFLNVVGGLRMQEPAGDLAVAAALASSVYDQALPPDAVFIGEVGLAGEIRPVSQAERRLAEAAQLGFRTVYLSERGVPRRTPDGVRAVGVGSLGGLFKGLFR, translated from the coding sequence CTGCGCAACCGGACGGTCTATCGCTGCACCGAGTGCGGCGCCGAGCACCCCAAGTGGGCGGGGCGGTGCGACGCCTGCGGCGAGTGGAACACCCTCGCCGAGGAGGTGGCCGCGCGCCCCCCGAAGGCGGCGTCCCGCTCCCGCGCCGCGCCCGGAGCAGCGTCCGGCGCCGGCCCATCGCCCCTCGTGCGCCTGCGCGACGTGCGCTCGGCGCGCACCGCCCGCCTTTCGTCCGGCATCAGCGAGTTGGACTTCGTCCTCGGCGGCGGGATCGTCCCCGGCTCCATGGTCCTCGTGGGCGGGGAGCCCGGCATCGGGAAGTCGACGCTCCTCTTGCAGGTGGCGGCCTCGCTCACCGCCGGCGGAACCGAGGTCCTGTACGTCTCGGGAGAGGAATCGCCCCTCCAGGTCAAGCTGCGCGCCGAACGGCTGGGCCACGCCGATGCCGTGCAGCTCCTGTGCGAGACCTCGCTCGAGGCCATCCTCGAGACGGCCACCGCCGCGAGTCCCGCCGTCGTGGTCATCGACTCCATCCAGACCATGGCCACGGAGGAGCTCGAGGGCGCGCCGGGCAACGTGGGACAGGTCCGCGAGTGCGCCGCCCGCCTCATGCGCTTCGCCAAGTCGTCGGGGGCGACGGTCCTCGTGGTGGGACACGTGACCAAGGGCGGCGGGATCGCCGGCCCCAAGACGCTCGAGCACATCGTCGACACGGTGCTCTACTTCGAGGGCGAGGGGACCGGCGATCACCGCATCCTGCGCGCCACCAAGAATCGCTTCGGCTCGGTGGACGAGATCGGCGTCTTCCGCATGACGGAAGATGGGCTGCTCGGGGTGGGAAACCCGTCGGCGCTCTTTCTCGGCGATCGCGAGGGGCGCGCCTCCGGGAGCGCGATCACCGCCCTGCTGGAGGGGACACGTCCCGTGCTCGTCGAGGTGCAGGCGCTCGCCGCCAAGGCGGGGTTCGGCACCCCGCAGCGGGTGGCCACCGGATTCGACGGACGCCGCCTCGCCTTGCTCCTGGCGGTGCTCGACAAGCGGGCGGGGCTCTCCTTCGCTCCCCTCGATGTCTTCCTCAACGTGGTCGGCGGGCTGCGCATGCAGGAACCGGCCGGTGACCTGGCCGTCGCGGCCGCACTCGCATCGAGCGTGTACGACCAGGCGCTCCCGCCCGACGCCGTCTTCATCGGTGAAGTGGGACTCGCCGGCGAGATCCGCCCGGTGTCGCAGGCCGAGCGGCGACTGGCGGAGGCGGCCCAGCTCGGATTCCGCACGGTGTACCTGTCGGAGCGCGGCGTCCCCCGACGGACGCCGGACGGGGTGCGCGCGGTCGGCGTCGGTTCGTTAGGCGGCCTGTTCAAGGGACTGTTCCGGTGA
- a CDS encoding replicative DNA helicase translates to MSSLLDESSIAPAARDPFRDRRPPYAEDAEQAVISAMMMDRNAIVRAIEFVDDTMFYREAHRRLFRAILALNERGSVVDVLTLADELALRGELEASGGKDYLGQLVDVVPTSANVEYHAKIIREKALVRRLIETSTEIITSAYEGKSTSHDLLDVAEQRIFQINQSRKSEGFHRIKELLWQAMEKIEELSRHGESVTGVPSGFDDLDKLTLGFQPSELVIVAARPSMGKTAFVLNVAQNAAYYGKTPVALFSLEMAKEQLVTRMLAAEGWVDAQKLRSGKLTDDDFRNLAKASGILGTLPIWIDDTPGLSVLEIRSRSRRLKAENNIGMIIIDYLQLIQGPADSESRQQEVSYISRSLKILARELEVPVICLSQLSRGPEQRTGENKRPQLSDLRESGAIEQDADVVMFLYRPEYYEGSHDERGEPRRLADGTPLDGLAEVIIGKQRNGPTDTVRMYFHKKYTRFDNYSPRKE, encoded by the coding sequence ATGTCCAGCTTGCTCGACGAATCCTCGATCGCGCCCGCGGCGCGTGACCCGTTCCGCGATCGGCGCCCTCCCTACGCGGAGGACGCCGAGCAGGCGGTGATCTCGGCGATGATGATGGATCGCAACGCCATCGTGCGTGCGATCGAGTTCGTCGATGACACGATGTTCTACCGCGAGGCGCATCGCCGCCTCTTCCGCGCCATCCTCGCCCTCAACGAGCGCGGGTCGGTGGTCGACGTCCTCACCCTCGCCGACGAACTCGCCCTGCGCGGCGAACTCGAGGCGTCGGGCGGCAAGGATTATCTCGGCCAGCTCGTCGACGTCGTCCCGACCTCGGCCAACGTCGAGTATCACGCCAAGATCATTCGCGAGAAGGCGCTCGTCCGCCGCCTCATCGAGACCTCGACCGAGATCATCACCTCGGCCTACGAAGGGAAGTCCACCTCCCACGACCTCCTCGACGTCGCCGAGCAGCGGATCTTCCAGATCAACCAGTCGCGCAAGTCGGAAGGGTTCCACCGCATCAAGGAGCTCCTCTGGCAGGCCATGGAAAAGATCGAGGAGCTCAGCCGCCACGGCGAGAGCGTCACCGGCGTCCCCTCGGGCTTCGACGACCTCGACAAGCTCACCCTGGGCTTCCAGCCCTCGGAGCTCGTGATCGTCGCCGCGCGCCCGTCGATGGGGAAGACGGCCTTCGTGCTCAACGTGGCCCAGAACGCCGCCTACTACGGCAAGACCCCGGTCGCGCTCTTCTCGCTGGAAATGGCCAAGGAGCAGCTGGTGACCCGCATGCTCGCCGCCGAGGGGTGGGTCGATGCGCAGAAGCTCCGCAGCGGCAAGCTCACCGACGACGACTTCCGGAACCTGGCCAAGGCCTCCGGCATCCTCGGTACGCTCCCCATCTGGATCGACGACACCCCCGGGCTCTCCGTGCTCGAGATCCGGTCGCGGTCGCGCCGCCTCAAGGCGGAGAACAACATCGGGATGATCATCATCGACTACTTGCAGCTGATCCAGGGCCCCGCCGACTCCGAGAGCCGGCAGCAGGAGGTCAGCTACATCTCGCGTTCGCTCAAGATCCTCGCCCGCGAACTCGAGGTCCCGGTCATCTGCCTGTCGCAGCTGTCCCGCGGCCCCGAGCAGCGCACCGGCGAGAACAAGCGCCCGCAGCTCTCCGACCTCCGCGAATCGGGCGCCATCGAGCAGGACGCCGACGTCGTGATGTTCCTCTATCGCCCGGAGTACTACGAGGGGTCGCACGACGAGCGCGGCGAGCCGCGGCGCCTGGCCGACGGCACGCCGCTCGACGGCCTCGCCGAGGTGATCATCGGCAAGCAGCGCAACGGCCCCACCGACACGGTCCGCATGTACTTCCACAAGAAGTACACGCGCTTCGACAACTATTCGCCGCGCAAGGAGTGA
- a CDS encoding guanylate kinase — MIPFPLILSSPSGGGKTTIARMLLGRRADVGYSISCTTRAPRNGERDGADYYFLDRGDFLARRERGDFAESAEVHGNLYGTLKSEVERIFATGRHVVMDIDIQGARQFVAAYPESVLVFLLPPSAETLLSRLTARNTESPDAVLRRLTGARDELAAVGSYQYVVVNDDLERAFMQVASIVEAETVRHRRVPLLEHRVRQLLDGLDREITRYARAT; from the coding sequence GTGATCCCGTTTCCCCTGATCCTCTCGTCGCCGTCGGGGGGAGGAAAGACGACCATCGCCCGGATGCTCCTCGGGCGACGTGCCGATGTGGGGTACTCGATTTCCTGCACCACGCGCGCTCCCCGCAACGGGGAGCGCGACGGGGCGGACTACTACTTCCTGGACCGCGGCGATTTCCTGGCCCGGCGCGAGCGGGGGGACTTCGCCGAGTCCGCCGAGGTGCATGGGAACCTGTACGGGACCCTCAAGAGCGAGGTCGAGCGGATCTTCGCCACGGGGCGGCACGTCGTGATGGACATCGACATCCAGGGGGCACGGCAATTCGTAGCCGCATACCCGGAGTCGGTGTTAGTCTTCCTGCTGCCGCCTTCCGCGGAGACGCTCCTGAGCCGCCTGACGGCTCGCAACACCGAGTCACCGGATGCGGTGTTGCGCCGCCTGACGGGAGCGCGTGACGAACTGGCGGCGGTGGGAAGCTACCAGTACGTGGTGGTGAACGACGACCTGGAACGCGCCTTCATGCAGGTCGCCTCCATCGTCGAGGCAGAGACGGTTCGGCACCGCCGGGTGCCGCTGCTGGAACACCGGGTGCGGCAGCTGCTGGACGGGCTGGACCGCGAGATCACGAGATACGCACGAGCAACCTGA
- a CDS encoding YicC family protein, translated as MIRSMTGFGAAEGTVGAARVSVELRSVNHRFFNANIRLPSELARWEGEVREALRKRVSRGNISLSARVERGVAGAPAIDETRFGAYVELLRRLQQRYELDGQIDVAAVLRMPDVMSSISEGEEGDVSELLAIVDASAAALARAREEEGERLAVYLLERLAIVEDALARIAERSPVRLVEQRDRLRAAVAELAHGVAVDEQRLAMEIAVLADRLDVSEELSRFASHNASFRQTLARRDGEPIGKRLGFLLQEMLREANTTGSKANDARMLADVVTIKEELERIREQVENLE; from the coding sequence ATGATCCGAAGCATGACCGGCTTTGGCGCGGCGGAAGGGACGGTGGGCGCCGCGCGCGTCTCCGTCGAACTCCGCTCCGTCAACCATCGATTCTTCAACGCCAACATCCGCCTCCCCTCGGAGCTCGCCCGATGGGAGGGTGAGGTGCGTGAGGCGCTGCGCAAGCGCGTGAGCCGGGGGAACATCTCCCTCTCGGCCCGGGTCGAGCGCGGCGTCGCGGGTGCGCCGGCCATCGACGAGACACGGTTCGGCGCGTATGTCGAGCTCCTGCGCCGCCTGCAGCAGCGCTACGAGCTGGACGGGCAGATCGACGTCGCCGCCGTGCTCCGCATGCCCGACGTGATGTCATCCATCTCGGAGGGCGAGGAGGGCGACGTGAGCGAGTTGCTTGCCATCGTCGACGCCTCGGCGGCGGCGCTGGCCCGCGCGCGTGAGGAAGAGGGGGAGCGGCTCGCGGTGTACCTGCTGGAACGGCTGGCCATCGTCGAGGACGCACTCGCGCGCATCGCGGAGCGCTCCCCGGTCCGCCTCGTGGAGCAGCGTGATCGCCTGCGCGCCGCCGTCGCCGAATTGGCGCACGGGGTGGCTGTGGACGAGCAGCGCCTCGCGATGGAGATCGCCGTCCTCGCCGACCGCCTCGACGTCAGTGAGGAGCTGTCTCGCTTCGCGTCGCACAACGCGTCGTTCCGTCAGACGCTGGCGCGGCGGGACGGCGAGCCCATCGGCAAGCGGCTCGGCTTCCTGCTGCAGGAGATGCTGCGCGAGGCCAACACGACCGGTAGCAAGGCGAACGACGCGCGAATGCTCGCCGACGTGGTCACGATCAAGGAGGAGCTGGAGCGGATTCGCGAGCAGGTGGAGAACCTCGAGTGA